One Coffea eugenioides isolate CCC68of chromosome 2, Ceug_1.0, whole genome shotgun sequence genomic window, TATACGTATATGCTGATTGATGATCAGTACAGAGAGTTGTAAGTAAAGCAGGTGCCTATGATTGAGCAAATGCAAATTGCAAGGGAAGGAAGTAGGGTGATATTCAATAGCCTACTCATTCCCCAGTAACCCGCCAGGGTTATTGTACCATCTGCGATTACTCGCGCTAGAGTCCCAGCTTCTGTTGATAGAAGTCCACCATTATAGGTCCCTTTTGAAAGCCGAGATGACATAACTCGAGACAGTAGAGATAGATTAACACCTGCAAGAAAGCTGGACTCATTCAGTAAACTGTCACTTTGATTTTGAGTGAGGTACCGAAATTGTGTCAGGCTGTTTTATGGCCATCAACTATTGGATTTGGCACACATATCAAGTCATGTACATGCCTGCTAATCTTTAATGGCCAATCATCCATACATTAGACCGTCACTAAAGTGATATTATCATCTGACAAATGCAGTGGATTGTTTACAAGACAAACATCTAACAATACCCTGTACAGTGAACTTGCCAGCTCATGCACTTAACTGCCATTGTTACCTAAGTGGCCGCTCAGTTCCTAAAATGAGCATAGGAAAACAAAACTGAGAGCATATTTGTGTTATCAAGGATAAGTTTCTGCAGTAAACTTGCAGCGTGCCCTGAATGCCATCTACAGGATGAACAGTAACTTTCCTAAAGGCGCAGACTGATGATTTAGAGATCAGTAGTTTTTTGTCACTAGGTTTCTGGTCAGTTGTTACGTGGATCGGGCATAAATAAGGAGAGTTAGCTAGCTAATGACACAAGTCCATAAAGTTAAACAATATCGTAACATTAAGCTTTAAGGTTGGCACTCACCATGCATAGGAGTGCTGAATAAAAAGCATATTACCTTCAAGAACTTCAGCTGATACAAATGTGACAAGGGCTGAGCAGACATATTGAGGAATAGAGTAAGGATTCGTCACATTGAAGCTAAATAATATCCCCAAGCATACCATAACTTCTGATGCGAGTAAAACTTGCCTGTAGTTCCAATCATCAAGTTAATCAAAATACTACATTTACGGAAATGGAAATGTATAGCTAATGGTATCGTTCATGCATGATCAGTTACCAAATACATGGTAGTATAGCCAATGCAAGTGAGAGTAGCATCTAGTTGTCAAAATCTAGGTGGACAAATATATGAACTCTGTTGGTTTCATAACTACCCTTCCATATTACTTCCAACTAAACTGACAATAATGGAGCTAAGTATGtttaaagtgaaaaaattaACTACCCATCATTAACTCTTCAAGAATAATGGCTAGGTCCATGGTATCATATATTCAAGGAATGTCATTTGCAGAGTCATTTCCTCTTGTTGCATTTGTCTCTCATTGCACAAGTCCTCCAAATTGTGTCAGTTACTTTCTGCTCTCTAACATTTACGGCAGGCATTGTGCGTGTTTATTTTCTATCAATTGATCAAGTCAATATTTGCAGAGTTTTTCTTCTCACCAAAAGCTTGAAGACTAGTGATCTGAGAGCTTTCAAATGTTCAAGGTCAATCATGGTGTTCTTCTGATTTTTGTTGCATCATCATTCATTAGATGACTATTGCCGAATGGTAAAATTTGCTATAAAGCTTAATGAGACACTTTAGATTCTCCATCCAGGAAGGAAGAAATGTTTATACGCGTAACAATACTCTATTATCTAAATGTCTGCTagagaaaaaaatgacaaaCTAGCTGCAAGTTATGTGAACACCAGGCCAATATGTGCTGGTAAACATTTGTAAGTTTTGAAACAATCTATTAGACCTTGACTACCATGTGTGAATACACTGGAAAGATACTTCCGGGCCAGACATCAAAACTTCATGGCGTCCGCTCTACAAACTTAATTTTACAGAACTATGATCTCTTCAAAGGATCTTCGTGCTAGTTTCTCAGATGTAAACGGTGATAGAAGTCATGATGCTAGATTCGAAGcttaagagttaagaaaatgatttttcaaacATCTACTAGCCAAACGCAGGGATCAGTTTCAAGGTTGAACCCTAATGAGAAGAGTCCCTCTGCCTATGTATTGAAATGACAATTTGATAATGTTATTTCACTTAGCTTTCCTTTTCCAGTTCTCCATGTTCCTTCTTCATATATGTACATGCAAAAACgttgtgtttttcttttcctttttctccttaTGTTTTAGTCCTCTGTCTTTCTTTTTCCATACCAACCAACAAGAAGAACCTTTTGTCCTCCTTTTGCCTTTTGTCTCTCATTTCTCTGTCTCTAAGTTTTTGTTTGCCCAAGTTTGTGTGCTTTAATTTGCAAATGAACATAAAACAATAAAGATTTGCAGATTTGAGATataccattttcttctttttttttataagaaataGTGAGCTTACCTTTCTTCCAATATATTGCTGAGATAGCTTCCAACGAATATGTTCACCGGAAGAACTGTTAATCCAAGACATGCCAGGAAAATTGCCACCTTGCTTGAAGACCATATGAAGTAGTATGTTGTGACGACGCTTGATTCAGCCAGTAAAATTTCCATCGCATACTTGAGCATGAAGTATATAAATAGTTGAACCTGCAGAGTTGGCAAAGACTATATCAAGCAGTATTCTAGCTATGGAAATCATACTCAAAAGGGTACAATCATGGTTCGCAATATCGGCCGAGTCGTGACCAGAACGGAGGGGACCGGTACGATACCAATCTCCAAATCGCAGATATTACCTCGGCAACGACTCGCTCTAAGTCAGCTGATATTGGCCGATTCGAATCCGTGATGCATGATATCGGCCGATATATCCGAATCCATTCGAAGTCGACtaggatattttttaaaattgtgtctttttctgtattttctaattttagtaattttttcaaaatttttggaaactttcatgTGCTATAATGTGTGTATCATCTGATATTCAACCGATATGTCGCGACGGATGTAGAACAACCGAGATCGCGATGTGACCGCGGCCCGCGATGGCAAACCATGGGCACAATATGAAGATGTTACCGGCCTAACTTTAGGGAAACACTTAGCACAGGGTATGAATAAGACTAGAATATTTTAAACGCTTATTTTCATAGTGTAAGCTTAAGACGTCACATGATTCCCAAAAACCACATAGACAACAATTATTTCCTGAAAGCTGAGAATGTAGTGAAAGCATGGTATGCTATTGACCAGACATGAGTCTGACATAAAAGGGAAACAGGCAAACCTTTACAGATGGAGTTAGCAACTTGTATGCAGACATCAGGGAAGTGACGGGTTTGCGACTTTCTTCAGCAGCTTCCTCTGAAACATCAAATTCACGGTCTTCATCTTCTTGCGTTTCTTCCAAGCTTAAAATCAATGGCTGAGCAACACTGTTCTCTATGAATATATTCTCTGTAGACAAACCAATGAAACCATAATGCCTTTGGTTCCTATACAGCTAGTGTTCATATTCCATTATGAGAACAATAAAAAGTGTAACTGTTGTTTGTGGAAGGAAAGATAATGGAAGCAGAATGGAGTTAAAACTGTACAAGTACAACCACAATAAAGATTCATCAAGTCATGTTACATACCACTTCGCATCGTCTGTTGTGCAGTACTCTTATTCTCCTTATTTTCATTTGAGGGCTCTTGAAAGAATATCCATAACCAAAACAGATACAGAAGCCATGCAAATGCCATAACCCATCCTGGTAGCGTGACTTCATTGAATGTTAATTTGAACATCTTAAAATTGGTTTGGAGTAAACAAGCAAGGGCAGGTCCACATGCCATTCCAAGTGCACTAGCACAGACGAAGGCAGCAGAAGCCTTCATCCGCAAATTACGAGGGACACAATCACTAATGTAACGCCTGTTAATGGCTCTAGCAGAACCCAACCTGAGACAAAAATATTCACCATTGGAAattggtttcttttctttacacaATCACTAAAGTAACGCATGTAAACAactggtttcttttctttctttcacttttccttttttgtctAGTTGATTCAGAAGAACTTTTAATGTTGCCACAAGAAATAACAGCATACTTTTCTTGTAAcgtgaaattgaaaaaaataggTCAATTTTAATGGGTAAAGTAATTTCCAACTTAATCAAGGATGCACAGGTCTCTATTTGGGTATTATCTTAGAAAAGTAAGGTTGGCATAGGTATATCTATAATTATTACTAGGTGGCCACAAGTTCAATGTATCAGAAGACCATTTTTGAGGGAAAAGCATGCCCAATGAAAGTAAATTGCTGAAGTAGGGAAATCATGCTATCACATTGTCACATGCCTATCTAAAAAAGGGTATAATCAAAGTACGTGTTCAATTGACTATCAGTGTGCAAGTGTAAGAGAAGAATCCTACAAGAACAAAGAAGTATATATACTTACCCACAAAACAATCTCCCAACTAGAAGTACATATATAGAGTTTAGATCAAAAGCCAGGGCGTATAAGGTGTTTCCAATCAGAAGAACAATGGTGCTGAATAGGAGAGGCTTCACGTATGATTTATTTGACCATGCGCTGAAATATACTGAGGAGAACACCTGTGCAAC contains:
- the LOC113762254 gene encoding SPX domain-containing membrane protein At4g22990-like, which produces MVTFGKTLRQKQIQEWQGYYVDYKLLKRKVKRYVEQIEVSAENPENVMKDFSRILDKQIEKIVLFLMEQQGELARRLSGLGEQHDSLIQEADGIKASELLEAYRNVANDLLRLLFFVEMNAIALRKILKKFDKRFGYQFTNYYVKTRANHPYSQLRQVFKHVGISAVVGTISRNIADLQDLHGCYTSIYDQPGLLPLDPVIKSIKAAVDRLMDSTDFLHYLGKHAFIIPDELSSSSEDHVADDRYHFLSLLLNLANTFLYMVNTYIIVPTADNYSMNLGAAATVCGVIIGSMAVAQVFSSVYFSAWSNKSYVKPLLFSTIVLLIGNTLYALAFDLNSIYVLLVGRLFCGLGSARAINRRYISDCVPRNLRMKASAAFVCASALGMACGPALACLLQTNFKMFKLTFNEVTLPGWVMAFAWLLYLFWLWIFFQEPSNENKENKSTAQQTMRSENIFIENSVAQPLILSLEETQEDEDREFDVSEEAAEESRKPVTSLMSAYKLLTPSVKVQLFIYFMLKYAMEILLAESSVVTTYYFIWSSSKVAIFLACLGLTVLPVNIFVGSYLSNILEERQVLLASEVMVCLGILFSFNVTNPYSIPQYVCSALVTFVSAEVLEGVNLSLLSRVMSSRLSKGTYNGGLLSTEAGTLARVIADGTITLAGYWGMSRLLNITLLPSLAICICSIIGTCFTYNSLY